A single region of the Lycium barbarum isolate Lr01 chromosome 2, ASM1917538v2, whole genome shotgun sequence genome encodes:
- the LOC132627514 gene encoding classical arabinogalactan protein 27-like yields the protein MASSFCFLVVATLIMAIFISIPLVVSLNVETKVISSTPVEFLANPPVPVPVASPFSEISPDIAPLLPSSGGVVPPVSSVPTIPSNPSKNPDDMMYPIGPDSAALAPSAFSPISSAVCCVSLTTYLNIAVFLVVGLFCSI from the coding sequence ATGGCCAGCAGCTTTTGCTTTCTTGTTGTAGCAACACTCATTATGGCTATATTCATTTCAATACCTTTAGTTGTGTCATTGAATGTGGAGACGAAGGTAATATCATCAACCCCAGTAGAGTTTCTTGCAAATCCACCAGTTCCAGTGCCAGTGGCATCTCCATTTTCAGAGATATCTCCAGATATTGCACCTCTTTTGCCTTCTTCTGGTGGTGTTGTACCTCCAGTTTCTTCTGTGCCAACTATTCCTTCAAATCCTAGCAAAAATCCAGATGATATGATGTACCCTATTGGCCCTGATTCTGCTGCTCTTGCACCTTCTGCTTTTTCACCCATTTCTTCTGCTGTTTGTTGTGTTTCTCTTACAACCTATCTGAATATTGCAGTGTTTCTAGTAGTCGGCTTATTTTGTTCGATTTAG